A single region of the Candidatus Gracilibacteria bacterium genome encodes:
- a CDS encoding adenosylcobalamin-dependent ribonucleoside-diphosphate reductase, with protein MAAFTPSYTRTKKSRDDLFSNEVGEKGLKVARIFTKPGHDPYEGILFESRTSRITNPDGSTVFEMKDLEVPSTWSQVATDILAQKYFRKKGVPQLDRKTGEPLKNEDGTPMLGSEWSSKQVMYRLAGTWRHWGEKYGYFETKDDADAFQAELEYMLMNQYAAPNSPQWFNTGLHFAYGIEGNSQGHFYVEEKTGKLERSKDAYTRPQPHACFIQSISDDLVNKGGIFDGVMREARLFKYGSGTGSNFSKLRGRTECLDGGGKSSGLMSFLGIFDKAAGAIKSGGTTRRAAKMVCVDLDHPEIEDFIQWKVTEEQKVAALVAGSHICYEKLKAIVESVAAKTSNPEKNMELKKLILEAHKAHIPLNTVKRVIMMVENGMKPEDFDFRKYDVDFRSEAYATVGGQNSNNSIRITNAFLEAVEKDGTWDLVNRIDGKVCKTLKARDLWEDIGRAAWTCADPGVQYDTTINEWHTCPKDGRINASNPCSEYMFLDDTACNLASLNLVKFYDTKTEEFLIENFQHACRLWTMVLEISVLMAQFPSESIAQLSYDYRTLGLGYANIGTLLMRQGIPYDSEEAMAICGAITSLMCGESYATSAELAKVRGAFPRYKDNSEDMLRVIRNHRRAAYRVSDAEYENLSIRPMGINAKHCPKDLLESARDSWDRALSWGEKNGFRNAQVTVIAPTGTIGLLMDCDTTGIEPDFALVKFKKLVGGGYFKIANQSLAPALKRLGYDAQQIEDILHYVKGHGTLAGSPAVTHEELRAKGFSDKQILAVEGQLATAFELKFAFNKWTLGEDFCQEILRLTPEQIKNTQFDFLKHLGFSIEEIEKANQFVCGTMTIEGAPHLKEEDYPVFDCANRCGKIGKRFIRPEGHIRMMAAAQPFISGAISKTINLPEEATFDDIRNVYMKSWKSMLKANALYRDASKLSQPLNTSSMSGNLATLFDFRDEELEAGPQEVHQIVVEKLIQKPFRRKLQNERRSITHKFSIQGHEGYLTVGLYDDGQPGEIFIKMSKEGSTLSGIMDAFALSVSLNLQYGVPLEVLVGKFTHSRFEPAGMTQNQEIPMVKSLMDYLGRWMALKFLPRETAKKYHNADLVDRAYEEGTLAKRDYSHLQENFEKMVESIHEQRPIKPGGLKTVSEAPCGEKIAVGVSVSPSIKTVKSEDGAVTLEQLERLQSNLSLRLNNEDAPVCTTCGDVMTRNGSCYKCLGCGETSGCS; from the coding sequence TTACCAAGCCCGGTCATGACCCTTATGAAGGTATTTTGTTTGAATCGCGCACGTCTCGAATTACGAATCCGGATGGGTCTACGGTGTTTGAAATGAAAGACCTTGAAGTGCCCTCCACGTGGAGTCAGGTGGCGACCGATATTTTGGCGCAAAAATATTTCCGAAAAAAAGGAGTGCCCCAATTGGATCGTAAAACCGGGGAACCTCTTAAAAATGAAGATGGCACGCCAATGTTGGGTAGTGAGTGGTCCTCGAAACAAGTGATGTATCGTTTGGCCGGCACGTGGCGACATTGGGGAGAAAAATATGGTTATTTTGAGACCAAAGACGATGCGGACGCGTTTCAAGCCGAGTTGGAATACATGTTGATGAATCAATACGCGGCTCCGAATAGCCCTCAATGGTTCAATACCGGGTTGCATTTTGCGTATGGAATTGAAGGAAATTCTCAGGGACATTTTTATGTTGAAGAAAAAACCGGGAAATTGGAACGCTCTAAAGATGCTTATACGAGACCTCAGCCTCATGCTTGCTTCATTCAATCCATTTCTGATGATTTGGTGAATAAGGGTGGGATTTTTGATGGCGTGATGCGTGAGGCGCGTTTGTTTAAATATGGCTCCGGAACAGGTTCGAATTTTTCAAAATTGCGTGGCAGGACCGAATGCTTGGATGGAGGAGGAAAGTCATCCGGGTTGATGAGCTTTTTGGGGATTTTTGATAAAGCTGCGGGGGCGATCAAGTCCGGCGGCACCACGCGTCGTGCGGCAAAAATGGTGTGTGTGGATTTAGATCATCCGGAAATTGAAGATTTCATCCAATGGAAGGTGACGGAAGAGCAAAAAGTGGCGGCTCTCGTGGCGGGTTCGCATATTTGTTATGAAAAATTAAAGGCCATTGTGGAATCTGTGGCTGCTAAAACCTCGAATCCCGAGAAAAACATGGAGTTGAAAAAGCTTATTCTTGAGGCTCATAAAGCGCACATTCCACTCAATACCGTGAAACGCGTGATCATGATGGTGGAAAATGGCATGAAGCCCGAGGATTTCGATTTTCGAAAATACGATGTTGATTTTCGTTCCGAAGCGTACGCCACGGTTGGAGGTCAAAATTCCAATAATTCCATCCGTATAACCAATGCTTTTCTTGAGGCTGTTGAAAAAGATGGCACCTGGGATTTGGTGAATCGCATCGATGGTAAAGTGTGCAAAACGTTAAAAGCGCGTGATCTTTGGGAAGACATCGGGCGTGCGGCATGGACGTGTGCGGATCCCGGAGTTCAATACGACACGACTATCAACGAATGGCATACGTGCCCGAAAGACGGACGAATCAATGCCAGCAATCCGTGCTCGGAATACATGTTCCTTGATGACACGGCCTGCAATCTCGCGTCCCTCAATTTAGTGAAATTTTATGACACTAAAACCGAGGAATTTTTGATTGAAAATTTTCAACACGCGTGTCGGTTGTGGACCATGGTGCTTGAGATTTCGGTTTTGATGGCGCAATTTCCGTCCGAATCCATTGCTCAACTCAGTTATGATTATCGAACTTTGGGGCTTGGGTATGCCAATATCGGGACTTTGCTCATGCGCCAAGGAATTCCATACGACAGCGAAGAAGCCATGGCGATTTGCGGGGCGATTACGTCTCTTATGTGTGGCGAATCGTATGCCACGTCCGCTGAATTGGCCAAGGTTCGCGGGGCGTTTCCTCGATATAAAGACAACAGCGAGGACATGTTGCGTGTGATTCGAAATCATCGTCGCGCCGCATATCGCGTTTCCGATGCCGAGTATGAAAATCTTTCCATTCGGCCTATGGGAATCAATGCCAAACATTGTCCCAAAGATTTATTGGAAAGCGCTCGCGATTCTTGGGATCGTGCGTTGAGTTGGGGGGAGAAAAACGGGTTCCGCAATGCGCAAGTCACGGTCATTGCTCCGACCGGAACCATCGGGCTTTTGATGGATTGCGATACCACGGGCATTGAGCCGGATTTTGCCTTGGTGAAGTTTAAAAAACTCGTGGGCGGAGGTTATTTCAAGATTGCGAATCAATCCTTGGCCCCGGCGTTGAAACGTTTGGGTTACGATGCACAACAAATTGAAGATATTCTTCATTATGTGAAAGGTCATGGCACGCTTGCGGGATCGCCTGCGGTCACGCATGAGGAATTGCGAGCCAAAGGATTCTCCGACAAACAAATTTTGGCGGTGGAAGGGCAATTGGCGACTGCGTTTGAACTCAAATTCGCGTTCAATAAATGGACGTTGGGAGAGGATTTCTGTCAGGAAATTCTCAGACTCACTCCCGAGCAAATCAAAAACACGCAGTTCGACTTTTTGAAACATTTGGGTTTTTCAATCGAGGAAATTGAGAAGGCGAATCAATTTGTGTGCGGCACCATGACCATTGAAGGCGCTCCGCATTTGAAAGAGGAGGATTATCCGGTGTTTGATTGCGCGAATCGTTGCGGGAAAATTGGGAAGCGATTCATTCGTCCCGAAGGGCACATTCGTATGATGGCTGCGGCTCAACCGTTTATTTCCGGTGCCATTTCCAAGACTATTAATTTGCCGGAAGAAGCCACGTTCGATGACATTCGCAATGTGTATATGAAGAGTTGGAAATCCATGCTCAAGGCTAATGCGTTGTATCGCGATGCGTCCAAGTTGAGCCAACCGCTCAACACGTCTTCGATGTCCGGAAATTTGGCGACGTTGTTCGACTTTAGAGATGAAGAGCTCGAAGCCGGGCCTCAAGAAGTTCATCAAATTGTGGTGGAAAAACTCATCCAAAAGCCGTTCCGTCGCAAGTTGCAAAATGAACGTCGAAGCATCACTCATAAATTCAGCATTCAAGGACATGAAGGGTATCTCACGGTGGGGCTTTACGACGATGGCCAGCCCGGAGAAATTTTTATCAAAATGAGCAAAGAGGGGAGCACGTTGTCCGGAATTATGGATGCGTTTGCGTTGTCCGTGTCTCTCAATTTGCAGTACGGAGTGCCGCTCGAGGTTTTAGTTGGAAAGTTCACGCATTCTCGATTTGAACCTGCAGGAATGACACAAAATCAAGAAATCCCGATGGTGAAATCCTTGATGGATTATTTGGGTCGTTGGATGGCGCTTAAGTTTTTACCGCGTGAAACGGCCAAGAAATATCACAATGCGGATTTGGTGGATCGTGCGTATGAAGAAGGCACGCTCGCCAAACGAGATTATTCTCATTTGCAGGAAAATTTTGAGAAAATGGTGGAATCCATTCATGAACAACGTCCAATAAAACCCGGAGGGTTGAAGACGGTTTCGGAAGCGCCTTGCGGGGAAAAAATAGCCGTTGGAGTGAGCGTTTCTCCATCGATTAAAACGGTAAAATCCGAGGATGGAGCCGTGACTCTGGAGCAACTTGAACGTTTGCAAAGCAATTTGTCGCTTCGTCTCAACAATGAAGATGCGCCGGTGTGTACCACGTGCGGCGATGTGATGACGCGGAATGGGAGTTGCTATAAATGTTTGGGGTGCGGGGAGACGAGCGGGTGCTCATAA
- a CDS encoding putative manganese transporter has product MWDVLLDALIDTAKTIPFLLVIYVLIEVVEYRYGKKIREKVQQAGRAGPVIGAVAGSFPQCGFSVLTTALYTQRLVTIGTLLAVYLSTSDEAIPVILSQPGAAKLILPLILTKILIAVVAGVAIDFIFRKHNQKILAHIEAYAHGEDEADHNHACVVEESACCGHCLDASARKFKLKELFFHPLIHTMKIFVFILGMTVLLNGAIFWMGEEAFARLFSGHVLFQPILAALIGLIPNCAASVAITQLYLTGAITYGAMISGLCAGGGLGLLVLFREEKNKKDVFKILALLLGVSVVAGWGIQYFPLS; this is encoded by the coding sequence ATGTGGGATGTTTTATTGGACGCGCTTATCGATACGGCAAAAACCATTCCGTTTTTGTTGGTGATTTATGTTTTGATTGAAGTCGTTGAGTATCGATATGGTAAAAAAATAAGAGAAAAAGTTCAACAAGCGGGTCGGGCCGGGCCGGTGATTGGGGCTGTGGCCGGGAGTTTTCCTCAGTGCGGATTTTCTGTGTTGACTACCGCGTTGTACACGCAACGTTTGGTGACCATCGGGACGTTGTTGGCGGTTTATTTATCCACGTCCGATGAAGCCATCCCTGTGATTTTGTCTCAGCCCGGTGCGGCGAAATTGATCCTTCCTTTGATTTTAACAAAGATTTTGATCGCTGTTGTGGCCGGGGTTGCCATTGATTTTATTTTTCGAAAACACAATCAAAAAATATTGGCGCACATTGAAGCGTATGCGCATGGGGAGGACGAAGCGGATCATAATCATGCTTGTGTTGTGGAAGAGTCTGCGTGTTGCGGGCATTGTTTGGATGCGAGCGCGAGAAAATTTAAATTGAAAGAATTATTTTTTCATCCGCTCATCCACACGATGAAGATTTTTGTTTTTATTTTGGGGATGACCGTGTTGCTCAACGGTGCGATTTTTTGGATGGGAGAAGAGGCGTTTGCTCGATTGTTTTCCGGGCATGTTTTATTTCAACCGATTTTGGCTGCGTTGATCGGTTTGATTCCCAATTGTGCGGCGTCGGTTGCGATCACTCAGTTGTATTTGACCGGGGCCATCACCTATGGAGCGATGATTTCCGGGCTTTGCGCAGGAGGAGGGTTGGGGCTTTTGGTTTTATTTCGAGAAGAAAAAAACAAGAAAGATGTGTTTAAAATTTTGGCGTTGTTGTTGGGCGTGAGCGTGGTGGCGGGATGGGGGATCCAGTATTTTCCCTTGTCTTAA